From Lolium perenne isolate Kyuss_39 chromosome 5, Kyuss_2.0, whole genome shotgun sequence, a single genomic window includes:
- the LOC127302685 gene encoding peptidyl-prolyl cis-trans isomerase CYP21-1, with protein sequence MLRKVAAGFLACAALYIAFSYFRRERISEVQLPAVTHRVYLDVEIDGQNIGRIVIGLYGEVVPKTVENFRALCTGEKGVGANGKSLHYKGTPFHRIIPGFMIQGGDIIRGDGKGSESIYGGTFSDENFSVKHTHPGVVAMASSVTDSNGSQFYITTIKTSWLDGEHVVFGRVIQGMDYVYAIEGGAGTYNGKPRKKALITDSGEIPKEKWTEEIQ encoded by the exons ATGCTGCGGAAGGTGGCCGCCGGCTTCCTCGCCTGCGCCGCCCTCTACATCGCCTTCTcctacttccgtcgcgag AGGATTTCAGAGGTTCAGTTACCAGCAGTTACTCATAGGGTATACCTGGATGTAGAGATTGATGGTCAAAATATAG GTAGAATTGTTATTGGTCTTTATGGGGAAGTTGTGCCAAAGACAGTTG AAAATTTCAGAGCCCTCTGTACAG GTGAAAAGGGTGTTGGGGCCAATGGTAAATCTCTTCATTATAAAGGAACACCATTTCATCGAATTATCCCAGGTTTCATGATTCAGGGTGGTGACATAATTAGAGGTGATGGGAAAGGAAGCGAGTCTATATATGGAGGCACCTTCTCAGATGAGAATTTCAGTGTGAAACATACGCATCCAG GTGTTGTTGCTATGGCAAGTTCTGTAACCGATTCTAACGGATCCCAGTTCTACATAACCACAATCAAGACGAGCTG GTTGGATGGGGAGCATGTTGTCTTTGGCAGGGTGATTCAGGGAATGGACTACGTGTACGCCATTGAAGGTGGTGCTGGAACTTACAACGGCAAGCCAAGGAAGAAGGCACTGATCACCGACTCGGGAGAGATACCCAAGGAGAAATGGACCGAGGAAATTCAGTAG